The following proteins come from a genomic window of Paenibacillus swuensis:
- a CDS encoding carbohydrate ABC transporter permease: MSNTRSNRLAGLLINGFFTVACLFIALPFILLIIVSVTSENSLVQNGYQFIPSEFSLEAYQIVLSKPESLLRGYGVTILITVVGTLISLLLTAMTAYPISRSDFRYNRPITFYIFFTILFNGGMIPFYILMTQYLHLKNTLAALIIPTVLSPFNILIMKGFLDKISKEIIESAKVDGSGEFRIFFRIIMPLSTPALATLGLFISFGYWNEWFYALLFVDNDKYVPLQLLLVRILSQIEFLANSPMAEAASRMQYANFPTLSVRMAMAILAGGPMLVIFPFFQKYFVKGITVGSLKG, encoded by the coding sequence ATGTCGAATACCCGCTCTAACAGGCTTGCCGGCTTGTTGATCAACGGCTTCTTCACCGTAGCCTGCCTGTTCATAGCGCTGCCGTTTATCCTTCTGATTATCGTATCCGTTACGTCCGAGAACAGCCTTGTTCAGAACGGCTACCAGTTCATTCCCAGCGAATTCAGCCTGGAGGCTTACCAGATTGTATTGAGCAAACCGGAAAGTTTGCTGAGAGGCTATGGTGTTACTATTTTGATAACCGTTGTGGGTACCCTGATCTCCCTGCTCCTTACCGCCATGACCGCTTATCCGATTTCCCGCAGCGACTTCCGCTACAACCGGCCCATTACGTTCTATATCTTCTTCACCATCCTGTTTAACGGGGGCATGATTCCGTTCTATATTCTGATGACCCAGTACCTGCACCTGAAGAACACCCTTGCCGCGCTCATCATTCCGACCGTTCTCAGCCCGTTTAATATTCTGATCATGAAGGGCTTCCTGGACAAAATCTCGAAAGAGATTATAGAATCCGCGAAAGTGGACGGCTCCGGCGAATTCCGAATTTTCTTCCGCATCATTATGCCGCTGTCGACACCCGCGCTCGCAACGCTTGGGCTCTTCATCTCCTTCGGCTACTGGAACGAGTGGTTTTACGCGCTGCTGTTCGTCGATAACGATAAATATGTTCCTCTGCAGCTATTGCTTGTACGCATTCTCTCCCAGATTGAATTTCTCGCGAACTCACCGATGGCGGAGGCGGCGAGCCGCATGCAATACGCCAATTTCCCAACCCTCTCGGTACGGATGGCGATGGCCATTCTGGCCGGCGGACCTATGCTGGTTATATTTCCTTTTTTTCAAAAGTATTTTGTCAAAGGGATTACGGTGGGTTCATTGAAAGGCTAA
- a CDS encoding ABC transporter permease, producing the protein MAQLSTVKKTPPKVIRQSVVLRFMKQLDLQLMVLPAMLLILVFSYIPMYGVLMAFQDYSIFKGFLNSPWVGFKHFEMFFQSPEFSEVMRNTIVISLLKFGIGFPAPILLALMLNEVRNMAFKRVVQTVSYLPHFLSWVIVAGFVMSLLSTDNGSVNMAFQKLNLIEEPINFLSLPEYFWTIIVTTGVWKEIGFGSIVYLAAIAGIDPHLYEAAQMDGASRFKQMFLITLPSIMPVVIIFMILAIGNLLNAGFDDILLLGVNPVLRDVSDVIDTYVYRVGIKNSRYSYATAVGLFKAVISVGLLTMANYIARRSGNSLW; encoded by the coding sequence ATGGCACAACTATCGACAGTGAAGAAAACGCCGCCTAAAGTTATACGCCAGAGTGTGGTCCTGCGCTTTATGAAACAGTTGGACCTGCAACTCATGGTGCTGCCCGCCATGCTGCTTATCCTGGTCTTCAGTTATATTCCCATGTACGGGGTACTGATGGCATTTCAGGATTACAGCATCTTTAAAGGCTTCCTGAACAGCCCGTGGGTGGGATTTAAACACTTCGAGATGTTTTTTCAATCCCCGGAGTTTAGTGAAGTGATGCGTAATACGATTGTGATCTCCCTGCTGAAATTCGGAATAGGATTTCCGGCGCCGATCCTGCTTGCCTTGATGCTGAATGAAGTCAGGAATATGGCATTCAAGCGGGTAGTCCAAACCGTCAGTTATCTTCCCCACTTTCTGTCTTGGGTCATTGTTGCCGGATTCGTCATGTCCTTGCTGTCCACGGATAACGGCAGTGTCAATATGGCGTTCCAGAAGCTGAATCTTATCGAAGAACCTATTAACTTTCTGTCCCTGCCGGAGTATTTCTGGACCATTATCGTGACCACAGGGGTTTGGAAAGAAATCGGTTTCGGATCGATTGTGTATTTGGCAGCGATTGCAGGCATCGATCCTCATCTGTATGAAGCGGCTCAGATGGACGGAGCCAGTCGGTTTAAGCAAATGTTCCTGATTACACTGCCCTCGATCATGCCTGTCGTTATAATCTTCATGATTTTGGCCATAGGTAATCTGTTGAACGCAGGTTTTGACGATATTCTCCTGTTGGGCGTTAACCCGGTATTAAGAGATGTATCGGACGTAATTGACACCTATGTCTACCGGGTAGGGATCAAGAACAGCCGCTATTCTTACGCTACAGCCGTGGGGTTATTCAAAGCAGTCATCAGCGTGGGGCTTCTCACCATGGCCAATTACATCGCGCGCAGATCCGGTAACAGCTTATGGTAG
- a CDS encoding helix-turn-helix domain-containing protein, with product MRMLQAYKSKKYLLRMLLSLTLLMFAVLLTSSLAQQYNAERSAITMQQEANRKVMTQVNNNISYMKEIISNFAVNLYAEKRIVALMTMRQPDPMTVIQAVNDLHQSYTLSSFLHSIMVYNGYANETYAVGDLGLSKPDHAMSEELVRLLKRKEKLPRMELLPMNFSGRERSVDFFSLVIYETYYPDNATRESALVLNIKPEWLIENMRSINDFAHPERSGIFIVDEAGNVILSGQGDHLLSNLDALKQVLHKRNSIVPEQFGYFTNPLGGEDDFLITFMNTEVSSWKVVTVQPYEDVLGPIQQMKTTSHLLSAAFLLLSVIVSILMAHKLYKPIERMIAQMGIDPAEEREERAGSRDELSHAANRYSQMVQKLYHVSNEQDKQKTIVKNYHLRTLIASSPAFTPGQFAESIAHNQLNIEPKGPYRLVIMKIDGYHSFMRNVSYNQRLLYYFAINNIAEDMMRTSPFRCEIADMRSDHVVMLISGESLNGQETAPLIPVLQRIQEVINGYYKLSLSMTVSDLIGEYEDISEGYGRAIQYSMYKMLFGSNAILTPERVRSNMEQYEYTFPEDLEKKMIESIRTNDLNGMLEAIHHILEQLSRYHYDHIIHGMLHVVDILKGTVRDLNKNRVVSLYVDLSSLSRQVLEKETMEEIRELLGQACTEIHDKLLESDHEKNSALTDAIKEIMEVNYKDRNLSLQGIASILHMTPAYVGLKFKQSELMSVGEYLNEVRLRHAQKYLETKSFSIKEIMELVGFFNESTFFKLFKKKFGVTPREYRLKKSLE from the coding sequence ATGCGTATGCTGCAGGCCTATAAGTCCAAGAAGTATCTTCTGCGAATGCTGTTGTCTCTGACGCTGCTGATGTTCGCGGTGCTGCTCACCTCTTCTCTGGCACAACAATACAATGCCGAGCGAAGCGCCATCACCATGCAGCAGGAAGCCAACCGGAAGGTCATGACTCAAGTCAACAATAACATTTCCTATATGAAAGAAATCATTAGTAACTTCGCGGTCAACCTCTATGCCGAGAAACGAATTGTAGCCTTGATGACGATGCGGCAGCCTGACCCCATGACCGTCATCCAAGCGGTAAATGATCTCCATCAGAGCTACACCCTCTCCTCCTTTCTTCACTCCATTATGGTGTACAACGGTTACGCGAACGAGACCTACGCGGTCGGCGACCTTGGACTGTCCAAGCCGGATCATGCGATGTCCGAAGAGCTTGTTCGCTTGCTGAAGCGGAAGGAAAAGCTGCCGAGAATGGAGCTGCTTCCTATGAATTTCAGCGGTAGGGAACGTTCCGTGGACTTCTTCTCGCTCGTCATATACGAAACCTACTATCCTGACAATGCCACCCGCGAGAGCGCGCTGGTCCTCAATATCAAGCCCGAGTGGCTGATTGAGAATATGCGGTCGATCAACGATTTTGCCCATCCCGAAAGGTCAGGTATTTTTATCGTCGATGAAGCAGGCAACGTTATCTTATCCGGCCAGGGAGATCATCTGCTCTCCAATCTGGATGCATTGAAGCAGGTGCTGCATAAGCGCAATTCGATAGTTCCCGAGCAATTCGGTTATTTCACCAACCCCTTGGGCGGCGAAGACGATTTCCTCATCACGTTCATGAACACCGAGGTGTCCTCTTGGAAAGTGGTCACGGTTCAACCCTATGAAGATGTGCTGGGACCGATTCAACAGATGAAAACGACCTCACACTTGTTAAGCGCGGCCTTTCTCCTGTTATCGGTGATCGTCTCCATTCTCATGGCGCATAAGCTCTATAAACCCATCGAGAGGATGATTGCGCAGATGGGGATCGACCCCGCCGAGGAGCGGGAAGAGAGAGCGGGCAGCCGGGATGAGCTGTCGCATGCGGCCAACAGGTACAGCCAGATGGTTCAGAAGCTGTATCACGTATCGAATGAACAAGATAAGCAGAAGACGATTGTGAAGAATTATCATCTTCGTACCCTGATCGCCAGCAGTCCGGCCTTCACCCCGGGGCAATTCGCCGAAAGTATCGCGCATAACCAGTTGAATATAGAACCAAAGGGACCTTACCGGCTCGTTATTATGAAGATCGACGGCTATCACAGCTTTATGCGGAATGTGAGTTATAATCAGCGGTTGCTGTACTATTTTGCCATTAACAATATTGCCGAAGATATGATGCGAACGAGTCCGTTCCGGTGCGAAATCGCGGATATGCGCAGTGATCATGTGGTCATGCTGATAAGCGGGGAAAGCCTGAACGGGCAAGAGACCGCGCCGCTGATCCCTGTTCTCCAACGTATTCAAGAGGTGATTAACGGATACTACAAGCTGTCTTTGTCCATGACGGTTAGCGATCTGATCGGGGAGTACGAGGACATTTCGGAGGGGTACGGCCGGGCAATCCAATATTCAATGTACAAAATGCTGTTCGGCAGCAACGCCATTCTCACACCGGAGCGGGTCAGATCCAACATGGAGCAGTACGAATACACCTTCCCCGAGGATCTGGAGAAGAAGATGATTGAGAGTATCCGGACCAACGATCTGAACGGGATGCTGGAGGCGATACATCACATTCTGGAGCAATTGTCGCGCTACCATTACGATCATATCATTCATGGCATGCTGCACGTGGTGGATATTCTGAAAGGGACCGTCCGGGATCTGAACAAAAACAGGGTGGTGTCGCTGTATGTCGACCTGAGCTCATTAAGCCGGCAGGTGCTCGAGAAGGAAACGATGGAAGAGATCAGAGAATTGTTAGGGCAAGCCTGTACCGAGATTCATGACAAACTGCTTGAGTCGGACCATGAGAAGAACTCGGCGCTTACCGATGCGATCAAGGAAATCATGGAGGTTAATTATAAGGACCGCAATTTAAGTCTTCAGGGCATTGCATCAATTCTGCATATGACGCCGGCTTATGTGGGCTTAAAATTCAAGCAGAGCGAATTGATGTCGGTGGGCGAATATCTCAATGAAGTGCGTCTGAGGCATGCGCAGAAGTATCTGGAAACCAAGAGCTTCAGCATTAAAGAAATTATGGAGCTGGTGGGATTTTTTAACGAAAGCACATTTTTTAAACTGTTCAAAAAGAAGTTCGGTGTCACGCCGCGGGAATACAGACTTAAGAAAAGTCTGGAGTAG
- a CDS encoding ABC transporter permease subunit has translation MSKSDPALSRKIGDGLERAHKPAPRPASWFGKELRHLRKNRELLLLALPGILFKFVIAYIPMVGLILAFKFYRYDQGIFGSKWVGFSNFEFLFKSQDAVRVIRNTLAYNFVYIILGTAVALLFALLLNELSGRMVKLYQTTMFLPFFISFVLVGYIANSFLDHENGFLNSLLHTFGMEPRNWYFETGPWLFILPLVSVWKGVGFSTLVYYAGITGINSDYYEAAKLDGATRIQMMLRITLPLLKPLVIILFILGLGNIFRGDFGLHYFVPNNVGMNYGTTDIIDTYIYRALTKMGDINSGAAVGFLQSVLGLITVVSANYIVRRIDKDNALF, from the coding sequence ATGAGTAAATCAGACCCCGCGTTATCGCGGAAGATCGGAGACGGACTGGAAAGGGCGCACAAACCCGCCCCCAGGCCCGCCTCCTGGTTCGGTAAAGAATTAAGACATCTTCGAAAGAACCGGGAGTTGTTACTGCTGGCGCTGCCCGGCATCCTATTCAAATTCGTGATCGCCTACATTCCGATGGTCGGGCTGATCCTCGCCTTTAAGTTCTATAGGTATGATCAAGGCATCTTCGGAAGCAAGTGGGTGGGGTTCAGCAATTTCGAGTTTCTGTTCAAGTCGCAGGATGCCGTTCGGGTCATCCGCAATACCCTGGCTTACAACTTCGTTTACATCATTCTCGGAACGGCGGTTGCCCTGTTGTTCGCCTTATTATTGAACGAGCTGAGCGGAAGGATGGTTAAGCTCTATCAGACGACAATGTTCTTGCCCTTCTTTATCTCATTCGTGCTGGTCGGTTATATCGCGAACTCCTTCCTGGACCATGAGAACGGGTTTCTCAACAGCTTACTGCACACGTTTGGAATGGAACCCCGCAATTGGTATTTCGAAACCGGACCGTGGCTGTTCATCCTGCCGCTGGTCTCCGTGTGGAAAGGCGTAGGGTTCTCGACTCTTGTCTATTATGCCGGCATCACAGGCATTAACAGCGATTATTACGAGGCCGCCAAGCTCGACGGCGCCACCCGGATTCAGATGATGCTCCGGATCACACTCCCGCTGCTCAAGCCGCTGGTCATTATTTTGTTTATTCTTGGACTCGGCAACATCTTCCGCGGTGATTTCGGCCTCCACTATTTTGTTCCGAATAATGTGGGTATGAACTACGGGACTACGGATATTATCGATACGTACATCTACCGCGCTTTAACGAAGATGGGCGATATTAATTCCGGAGCGGCGGTCGGCTTCCTTCAGTCCGTGCTGGGCTTGATTACCGTGGTTTCGGCCAACTATATCGTGCGAAGAATAGATAAAGACAACGCCTTATTCTAA
- a CDS encoding ABC transporter substrate-binding protein has product MKMRQTNVMKLCVFLLCLALIAACSNNAGNNKNTNGAQTGENTKSTTTNEPVKEEEPTGTPELPEAKLTFYYPSNPAGADQKTVQDEINKYLKEKINATVDLKPLSFDEYDTKLNAMMAAGEAFDLAWSSRYWLLPYQGNVDKGAFLELTDDMINQYAPEARKNIPDKFWPDMKAVDGKVYGFPIYQVAAKTKSLIIQKQYIDKYKLDVSTIQSYKDLEPFLKQLKDNEKGVIPFGMAQNSWGIYVDRNRVGADGLAVTYQKDDATFKNLTEIQMIEDKKEYYDTMHAWYKAGYINKDAPVLKNINDLKAKGNVAVGIEFTSKPGGEVDEKNVNGGNEVVYVPISDSYFTGISSAMHVISKTSKNPERTLMLINLLNTDKYLYNLICNGIEGKHYTKKDDLYMEPIKDSGYAPNVDWVFGNQFNAFLKPGQSQDVWERTVQLNDSALVAESYGFSVNQESIKSEIANVQATKEEFQLALETGAVDPKDLLPKFIDKLKASGQDKIDKEATAQWEAFLKEKGVK; this is encoded by the coding sequence ATGAAAATGAGACAAACAAATGTAATGAAACTGTGTGTTTTCCTTCTATGCCTGGCCCTGATCGCCGCTTGCTCCAACAACGCAGGCAACAACAAGAACACGAACGGAGCCCAAACCGGGGAGAATACGAAAAGTACGACAACAAATGAACCGGTTAAAGAGGAAGAACCGACCGGAACGCCTGAGCTTCCTGAAGCGAAGCTTACGTTCTATTATCCAAGCAATCCGGCAGGAGCCGATCAGAAGACGGTGCAGGATGAGATCAATAAGTATCTCAAAGAAAAGATCAATGCCACCGTTGATTTGAAACCGCTCTCATTTGATGAATACGATACGAAGCTAAACGCGATGATGGCCGCCGGCGAAGCATTCGATCTCGCCTGGTCTTCCCGGTACTGGCTGCTTCCTTATCAGGGCAACGTCGACAAAGGGGCCTTCCTGGAGCTGACGGATGACATGATTAACCAGTATGCGCCGGAAGCGCGCAAGAACATTCCGGATAAATTCTGGCCGGATATGAAAGCCGTGGACGGCAAAGTGTACGGGTTCCCGATCTACCAGGTGGCCGCCAAGACGAAGAGCTTGATCATTCAGAAGCAGTACATTGATAAATATAAGCTGGATGTTTCCACCATTCAATCGTATAAGGATCTGGAACCTTTCCTTAAGCAGTTGAAGGACAACGAGAAAGGCGTTATTCCTTTCGGCATGGCTCAGAACTCATGGGGCATTTATGTTGACAGAAATCGTGTCGGCGCGGACGGCCTGGCCGTTACTTATCAGAAGGACGATGCGACCTTCAAGAATCTCACGGAAATCCAGATGATCGAAGATAAGAAGGAATACTATGACACGATGCACGCTTGGTACAAAGCCGGTTACATTAACAAGGACGCGCCGGTACTGAAGAACATCAATGACCTGAAAGCGAAAGGCAACGTAGCCGTCGGCATTGAGTTCACATCCAAACCGGGCGGGGAAGTTGATGAGAAGAACGTGAACGGCGGCAACGAAGTCGTGTACGTACCGATTTCAGACAGTTATTTCACAGGTATCTCCAGTGCGATGCATGTCATCAGTAAAACTTCCAAGAACCCGGAGCGCACGCTCATGTTAATTAACCTTCTCAATACGGATAAGTATCTCTACAACCTGATCTGCAACGGAATTGAAGGCAAGCATTACACGAAGAAAGACGATCTGTATATGGAGCCGATTAAAGATTCGGGCTACGCTCCCAATGTGGATTGGGTATTCGGCAACCAGTTCAACGCGTTCCTGAAACCGGGCCAATCCCAGGACGTGTGGGAACGGACAGTCCAATTGAATGACAGCGCGCTTGTGGCAGAGTCTTACGGATTCTCTGTGAATCAAGAAAGCATCAAGTCCGAGATTGCCAACGTTCAGGCGACCAAAGAGGAGTTCCAGCTCGCTTTGGAAACCGGCGCCGTAGATCCGAAGGATTTATTGCCTAAATTTATTGATAAACTCAAAGCATCCGGACAGGACAAAATCGATAAAGAAGCCACCGCGCAATGGGAAGCGTTCCTGAAAGAGAAAGGTGTTAAATAG
- a CDS encoding right-handed parallel beta-helix repeat-containing protein: protein MTESMDKKIYVSVEEGDDAGTGSRLHPFRTIQAAQEAVRGYIRSGHTGQITVCLRGGTYELTEPLRFGREDTGGGACRVEYRNEAGEAPVLLGGKVLTEWELWQDGIWRTPVPSSARIQTLYANGERITKARLPAVGYYTTSASPGREREGIAYREGDLPTPVDSSGLQVFVWPGEGEWNWFSETIPVRSIDYTARFLELARPATWGIGEGSRYYLQGSLDFLREPGQFHFSEAESMVYYRPERGSPNEQTVVAPLLTRLVEIQGEDENRLVSGLSFRGLTLACTDFIADHRMMRSEPGMDNAEPEENRNGLIYIRNAASVEIDSCIIRASGSCGIFLDRCAERITITRNYIGHVGHTAVYASGFAPGEGDFAGAETPYVNKGHSIAHNVIEHGGELVGHGSGIVLYQCGECDIAHNRIAHMPRYGISLKGLRYRMMPTSLWGEGVTWENHWDFLFTRNNHVRCNDISDVMTDSQDGGMIESWGIGLGNRITGNRLHHSGIHFSFGFGIYLDDASDDVEVSGNVLDHLYSTNTGKLWMTIFSKGIGNRIVNNLMVDNPDAVCAIGSQEMAGEDTRDIVVEKNIVSDSGHLYCFVNWSAYRFLLADRNVFWRNGEPCRIAGELPAEPAGINPVWGNEYTWQAWRELLGGKYDARSLLGAPGFVNSQDGDYRLEASSPAYKLGWEDIDFTLFGPQIPIESSV, encoded by the coding sequence ATGACTGAATCGATGGATAAGAAAATTTATGTAAGCGTTGAAGAGGGCGACGATGCCGGGACGGGAAGCCGGCTGCATCCTTTCCGTACGATTCAGGCGGCACAGGAAGCGGTGCGGGGATACATTCGCAGCGGGCACACCGGCCAGATTACCGTCTGCTTGCGCGGCGGAACTTACGAGCTTACGGAACCGTTGCGGTTCGGACGGGAGGACACCGGCGGGGGAGCATGCCGGGTTGAGTATAGGAATGAGGCCGGCGAAGCGCCGGTATTACTTGGAGGTAAGGTGCTGACGGAATGGGAGCTATGGCAGGATGGCATCTGGCGTACGCCGGTGCCTTCTTCCGCGCGAATTCAGACGCTGTACGCCAACGGGGAGCGGATTACGAAAGCCAGGCTGCCGGCGGTCGGATACTATACCACGAGTGCCTCCCCGGGCAGGGAGCGCGAAGGCATAGCTTATCGGGAAGGGGATCTGCCGACACCCGTTGATTCTTCCGGTCTTCAGGTGTTTGTATGGCCGGGGGAGGGGGAATGGAACTGGTTTTCTGAAACCATCCCCGTACGAAGCATAGATTACACCGCTCGCTTCCTTGAACTCGCACGGCCCGCCACTTGGGGCATCGGGGAGGGATCGAGATATTACCTGCAAGGCTCTCTGGACTTTCTGCGTGAACCCGGCCAATTCCATTTCAGTGAAGCGGAAAGCATGGTATATTACCGGCCTGAACGCGGTTCACCGAATGAGCAGACCGTGGTTGCGCCCCTGCTGACACGTCTGGTTGAAATCCAGGGGGAGGATGAGAATCGACTCGTATCGGGGCTATCCTTCCGCGGGCTGACCCTGGCTTGCACCGATTTCATTGCGGATCACCGGATGATGCGGAGTGAGCCTGGGATGGATAATGCCGAGCCAGAGGAGAATCGTAACGGATTAATCTACATCCGCAACGCGGCTTCGGTCGAAATCGACTCCTGCATCATTCGCGCATCCGGATCCTGCGGCATCTTTCTCGATCGATGCGCGGAACGAATCACGATTACCCGAAACTATATCGGGCATGTCGGGCACACGGCGGTGTACGCATCGGGATTCGCGCCGGGCGAAGGGGACTTCGCGGGAGCCGAGACGCCGTATGTCAACAAAGGTCATAGCATCGCCCATAACGTGATAGAACACGGAGGCGAGCTTGTCGGTCACGGCAGCGGGATCGTGCTCTATCAGTGCGGGGAGTGCGACATCGCCCATAACCGCATCGCGCATATGCCCCGTTACGGCATTTCACTGAAGGGCCTGAGGTACAGGATGATGCCAACATCGCTCTGGGGCGAAGGGGTCACATGGGAGAATCACTGGGATTTCCTGTTCACGCGAAACAACCATGTGCGCTGTAACGACATCTCGGATGTGATGACGGACAGCCAAGACGGGGGCATGATTGAATCCTGGGGAATCGGCCTCGGCAACCGGATCACAGGCAACCGTCTGCACCATAGCGGAATTCACTTCTCGTTCGGCTTCGGCATTTACCTGGACGATGCCTCGGATGATGTGGAAGTGAGCGGCAATGTGCTGGACCATCTGTACAGCACGAATACCGGCAAGCTTTGGATGACTATTTTCTCCAAGGGAATCGGAAACCGCATCGTGAATAATCTCATGGTGGACAATCCGGATGCCGTGTGTGCCATAGGATCTCAAGAGATGGCGGGGGAGGATACCCGGGATATCGTCGTAGAGAAGAACATCGTGTCCGACTCCGGTCATCTGTACTGCTTCGTGAACTGGAGCGCATACCGGTTCTTGCTGGCGGATCGCAACGTATTCTGGCGCAACGGAGAGCCCTGCCGGATTGCCGGCGAGTTGCCGGCGGAACCGGCGGGCATCAACCCGGTCTGGGGCAACGAATACACCTGGCAAGCGTGGCGCGAGCTTCTCGGGGGGAAATATGATGCCCGATCTTTGCTTGGTGCGCCGGGCTTTGTGAATTCCCAAGACGGCGATTACCGCCTGGAGGCTTCTTCCCCCGCCTACAAGCTGGGCTGGGAAGATATTGATTTTACCTTATTCGGACCTCAGATTCCCATTGAATCTTCTGTATAA
- a CDS encoding transglutaminase-like domain-containing protein, which yields MSKWVWRSMFVIVLGLLAPFGSVAAASSMTLFDSEALTKGVLRVNYEQSPDRETIIRVTKGKVSYDYRMSPGAQYPLQLGDGVYKVLIAQSVSDTKYKVITQEELTLKQGVGNDVFLQSISLINWSNSTSAVIKARELTLRAETDQAKLKAIYTYITKNIKYDTLEAKTVSSKYTPEVDEIYKSSKGICYDFATLFAAMARSAGLPTKVVKGYHADAPATYHAWNEVYIDNKWQTVDTTYDAAYVQHGKTPTLFKAASQYKTVKFY from the coding sequence GTGTCTAAATGGGTATGGAGATCGATGTTTGTTATAGTTTTGGGTCTTTTGGCTCCCTTCGGTTCCGTGGCGGCCGCGTCGTCCATGACACTATTCGACAGCGAAGCTTTGACTAAAGGTGTGTTAAGGGTAAACTATGAACAATCTCCGGATCGGGAAACGATCATCCGTGTTACGAAGGGGAAAGTCAGCTACGACTACAGAATGAGCCCGGGAGCCCAATATCCGCTGCAGTTAGGGGACGGGGTATATAAGGTGCTGATCGCGCAATCGGTAAGCGATACTAAATATAAAGTTATTACCCAAGAAGAGCTCACACTGAAGCAGGGGGTCGGTAACGACGTATTCCTGCAATCCATCTCCTTGATCAACTGGTCGAATAGCACGTCAGCTGTGATTAAAGCACGTGAATTGACCTTACGCGCCGAAACCGATCAAGCTAAACTAAAAGCCATATACACATATATCACCAAAAATATAAAGTATGACACACTTGAAGCGAAAACCGTTTCCTCGAAATACACGCCGGAGGTAGATGAGATTTATAAATCCTCCAAGGGGATCTGCTACGATTTCGCGACCTTGTTCGCGGCTATGGCCCGAAGCGCGGGGCTTCCCACCAAGGTCGTGAAAGGGTACCATGCCGATGCCCCTGCCACGTACCATGCTTGGAACGAAGTATATATTGATAACAAGTGGCAGACGGTGGACACCACTTACGATGCGGCCTATGTACAACACGGCAAGACACCAACGCTGTTCAAGGCGGCTTCCCAATATAAGACGGTTAAATTTTATTAA
- a CDS encoding class D sortase: MLRQKLLAAFIILTGFMILLYPAVKDRYETYQQNRILEQWQQNMQQIALETTVEDIVEQADLPPDDSDSAATKPMTAQPAPSQKKPPAAEVKLKNVEGVLIINKIDLNLPILTNATKQNLSRSVASIANTGKAGQIGNYAIAGHRNRTYGKNFNRLGEMKIGDVVEVDTGKEKFRYKLTSKEIVLPEEVGVLKGKENLREITLVTCHPMKNPTHRLILKGQIIPNHRS; the protein is encoded by the coding sequence ATGTTGAGACAGAAATTACTTGCGGCATTCATCATTCTGACGGGATTTATGATCTTGCTCTATCCCGCTGTTAAAGACCGGTACGAGACGTATCAACAGAATCGGATCTTGGAACAATGGCAACAGAACATGCAACAGATCGCTCTGGAGACGACGGTAGAAGATATTGTGGAGCAGGCCGATCTTCCACCGGACGACAGTGATTCTGCCGCAACGAAGCCAATGACAGCGCAGCCTGCCCCGTCACAGAAAAAACCGCCCGCGGCTGAAGTAAAGTTAAAGAACGTCGAGGGCGTCTTGATCATCAACAAAATTGATCTGAACTTGCCAATCCTGACCAACGCTACGAAACAAAACTTGTCACGGTCAGTCGCCAGCATTGCCAACACCGGTAAAGCCGGCCAAATCGGCAATTACGCCATTGCAGGTCATCGTAACCGTACATACGGAAAGAATTTTAACCGGTTAGGCGAGATGAAGATCGGTGATGTAGTTGAAGTCGACACGGGAAAAGAGAAATTTCGATATAAACTGACAAGCAAGGAGATTGTGCTTCCCGAAGAGGTTGGGGTGCTGAAAGGAAAGGAGAATTTACGCGAAATTACGCTGGTTACGTGCCATCCTATGAAAAATCCGACCCATAGACTCATTCTGAAAGGACAAATAATTCCAAATCATAGGTCGTAA